The Vanessa atalanta chromosome 6, ilVanAtal1.2, whole genome shotgun sequence region taatgttTCTTGTGTAGCGGTCTCCTCTGAGATTGTCCGCCGTGGAGTTAgttaggacgacatcatcatcagaGATAGTTTAGGTTGAACAAGTATAGTTCGGTTCAGATGTTCTGTGAAGGTTTCTGGCATAGTACCATCACATACACGCGGTGGCACGTAAATTGTCGAtgattgtttacaaataaaactaaaaatccaGTGTAATTACTGGCACAGGTGATATATCACTTAAATCCAAGTTGGACAGCATAAGGAGTCGTTTAtggtatttcttttatatttagttgACCATTTGTCATCAGTTGGTTCGTTTGGCATTAAGATAGTAATTATGCATCCATAGACGAACATGACCACACACCGGAGCGCAAACCGCCGGAATTCAAAATACCCGCAATTATTAATGAGGGTATGAAACGTGAGTTTCGGGTCCGATTCACGAACCTGCCCCCCCAAGTCGACCGGGACGCGAGAGTCTTCGTGCATAGCTTCATCATGGACGTCATCAAGTGTTCCAATGTGATGACCGTGGACGAACTGTCGGAGAGGGTGCAGAGACATTACCAGGTAGAAACACTTTATTTACTTGCGCCATCTATAACCAGAAGGCAAACGAATATTGCATACAATTAatgtagaaaattattttttgtatacttcGACTTCGACAAAACccgatacttttttattactttgttcaTTATCCTGTTATGTatctttgatatatattaattgctgAAACGCGACATTACATTAGCTTcgatagaaataattaattattagtacaaGTTAGTTTTAGATTGTGTTAATTAGCAAAAAACGAAcaaaacgtttataatattcgtttaattCGTCGAACAGCACTTCATGAAGTACATGGACACGTCGCCGCATTTTGCGAACGCAGGGTCGGAGATAAAGGAACTGCTGATCGACTTCGTGGAGAAGCACGCCATGACTTACCTACACGAGTAAGTTTTGACTGAGATTAATgcttttaatactaattaattgaactaatattttaattttgaattatttatggtACAGTTTCTGTCCGCGTGTGTGTATGACCTTTTCTGTACCCCTGATAGCGCGGATGCAAAATTTGATGTTGTTCGGTTGAGCATTTGGAACGTGAATGCtagcaaacaaacaaactaacttTGGCTTTTATATTAGTTAGGATATGAATAATGTGATATATTGGACATTCCAGCCTGCCAGGCGTGGTGTTCTCTCCGATTGGTACAGAGGACGAGCGCCTGGACCGCGCCATGTCGGAGCGCATCCAGCAGCTTAGCTGGGTGGGGGAGAAGCACCTGGAATGTAAGTTGGACCGTACCGACAGCGCCTGCAGCCAACTGTTGTACAAGGCTATCAGTGGTGAGTGTCACTGGACCGATTTTATTATGCTTATAGCAgatttttttgtgaataatataattaaaaaaaaaatgttaaatctgTTGTATTAagcttttccaatatttatttttaaataaaaatattttatttaaaatttatacctatctaggataaaaaaatattataattatggcaacattgcttaaaaatataattttataacaagaaaCTACAACACAAACACtaataatgacatatttatacaaaaaatatatgtatataataggaACAATTTGAACTGGATAATCTAgaacattttttgtaaaaaaatcatagaacaaaaaaaatattagatcaaTTTTCCTAAAAATATACTTGCTATGCTAATATTGAACTTCTTTACCTATAAAACATTCTATAACTCTTCAAATTAACTGGCATAAACCCTATGAACGATTATTGATCACATTCTTAATAAACAGTGGGATCATAAAGTATTTTGTCCCTCGAAATAGTTCCAAAAAAGaagtaaattttcttaaatgttGTAGGGGACTGAATCGATCCTAACCGAGGAAGTACAATGCAGGAGCACATTGTCCGCAGAGCTGCTGGCGGTGGACGGAGCGGCGGGGCCGGGCGGGAAGCTGTCGCGGGTGCGGCGCGCCTGCAGGCACGTGCTGGCGCTGTGCGGCCCCACCGCCTCGGCCGACGACCTGCTGCCCGCGCTCATCTTCACCGTCAGTACccgcacacacgcacacacacgcacTCACACTCATTCACACGCATTCACAGGCACGTGCTGGCGCTGTGCGGCCCCACCGCCTCGGCCGACGACCTGCTGCCCGCGCTCATCTTCACCGTCAGTACccgcacacacgcacacacacgcacTCACACTCATTCACACGCATTCACAGGCACGTGCTGGCGCTGTGCGGCCCCACCGCCTCGGCCGACGACCTGCTGCCCGCGCTCATCTTCACCGTCAGTACccgcacacacgcacacacacgcacTCACACTCATTCACACGCATTCACAGGCACGTGCTGGCGCTGTGCGGCCCCACCGCCTCGGCCGACGACCTGCTGCCCGCGCTCATCTTCACCGTCAGTACccgcacacacgcacacacacgcacTCACACTCATTCACACGCATTCACAGGCACGTGCTGGCGCTGTGCGGCCCCACCGCCTCGGCCGACGACCTGCTGCCCGCGCTCATCTTCACCGTCAGTACccgcacacacgcacacacacgcacTCACACTCATTCACACGCATTCACAGGCACGTGCTGGCGCTGTGCGGCCCCACCGCCTCGGCCGACGACCTGCTGCCCGCGCTCATCTTCACCGTCAGTACccgcacacacgcacacacacgcacTCACACTCATTCACACGCATTCACAGGCACGTGCTGGCGCTGTGCGGCCCCACCGCCTCGGCCGACGACCTGCTGCCCGCGCTCATCTTCACCGTCAGTACccgcacacacgcacacacacgcacTCACACTCATTCACACGCATTCACAGGCACGTGCTGGCGCTGTGCGGCCCCACCGCCTCGGCCGACGACCTGCTGCCCGCGCTCATCTTCACCGTCAGTACCCGCACACACgcgcacacacgcacacacatacGTACTCACGCGCACACACACGCGCACTCACAGGCACGTGCTGGCGCTGTGTGACCCGTCCGCACACACGCCGGCGGATTGTATACCACTCTGAGATAAATATACATTAGATTAAAAGTATTGTTTCGCAATAATCTTCCAGAATCTTATTAAGGCATTGATAAAGTTTATTAGTACTTAAAAATAACACGAAGAGAACAAACCCATTGATTCTGGGAGCTGATTCAGAAAATCTGAATCAGCTCCTGGCGATACAAAAAGCTGCCTGTCTCGGCTTCACAGTGAtggagattaaaaataaaaagatctcCTAAATGTCATCAGAAAAGTCATCAAcgcaataataacaatacaacCCTCTTTTATATAGGTCATGATAgtaattttttgtaaaagaGAAGTTTATTTTCGCCACCGTGCATGTTTGAACATATTTTACTGACTCATACACACAAAATATTACACTGTATTTAGAGTAGAGGTAGAACAGTTTGTGAGATGGTGGTGCCTTCTCAGAAAACTGCATGTCTACCACCAGAATGGATgacgtatatattaatgtatatttcgaAGGTACTGAAAGCGAATCCACCGCGTCTCGTCAGCAACATCAACTTTGTGACTCGCTTCTGCAACGCGCAGCGACTGATGACCGGCGAGGGGGGGTACTACTTCACGAACCTGGTAACTCAAAACAAAATCTGTTGACAtttaagatatacatacatatttgttaatgttatattatgcactacaaacgaCTCTTGATTTCTATACTAGTGTTTATATTGCAATTACTCACTGTTCGTTTTATCtacttatctttaattttaattttgaagtttCCATAATAACTTTGCCGGTATTCAGTTGTTTTTTCCTCACAGAACCATAataaataccatagattatCCAACAATTCGACCAATGACTGCACTTCCTAAGGTTGACATATGCTTATAgacaaatttttttaaataatatttatattgatttatatgaaTGTGTTTGTATGAGTCGTTTCTGATTTTGTTTTACTTGCAGTGCTGCGCGGTTTCgttcatagaaaatttaacaGCTGAATCTCTTAATATGGATAAAAAAGAATTCGATTGCTACATGGCGATGCCCGCTTCGATTGGCGGCAGCACATGGGTGAGTAGTATTCTTATATACCGTGGAAttacttatacttttattttatttaatataattttattatttattattaaactatcaATCATGTATGgttcaataaaaagtttttgttgatttaaatgattttatctgGTTTCTGATGACCTATCTTTCTTAgaacgaaaaataattataatgtattatgtttgtttttttttaaacttaaaaaattttggacgttttttcatttttcattcgcTCAGATCTGCTATATAGATGTTTCGAGAGTTGAACGTTTTGCTACTCAGAAGTTCGTAGGTTTAATTAAAGGTTAGGGAGATTTCGATTAACGTGTCGAACGATTGACGAGGGAGTTAGATTTTTAGGACCCTCCTcgtttaatcgtttttaaaagTTGGTCGATTGTGGAAGTATTTTGCAGTCGAGGCAGATGCTAAATTATTAACAAGGGAATTTGATGATCGTCGAGCGAGTTTAATGATCGGTGAGAGAGTTCGATGACTGACGGGAGATCTCGACGACCGAGAGGGGTTTGATGTTTGGCGCTTACGGCATATCGAGTCGAGTAGTAATGAGTCGGGGCGCGGCAGGCGGCGGCGCTGTCGCTGTGCGGCGCGGCGCGCGAGGCGGACGAGcagcgcgccgccgcccgcgcgctGCTGGCCGACGTGGCGGCGCTGCGCGCCAAGGCCGACCAGCTGGCCGCCAACGCCGACAGCTTCGAGGTACCGCATCTGCTGTAACCAAGCCCGCATTAGACGGGCTGGTGAATCTTGCTTCCAACAGCCCGCCCGGTTGCCCATTAAAATACCGTCATTACTTGGAATGATATTATAGTATCATGATAGACATGTATACGttggtgatatatatatatataacgaatgCACTACAAATGTATGTACTAAACGTTACCCACACTTTTCTTGTAAATAtgtagatattaatatttattttttattaaagtggcCCATACTTACTTATTATAGGGCTATCTGTTTCGAGCGTCGATTGAAATTAAAGTGAAGACTTAAACGtaaaatatcgttaaatttTGCAGAAAGAAATAGCGTATAAAGTTAACGACGTGCTAGCCAATACACCTCTGGAGATTAAACCGCGTCGGGAACCGCTGCGACTCAGTTCACTCCGGAATTCGAGTATCCCCTTGATCGACCTCGAAACGCCGGTGGACACTCCCGCGCCGATGAAACCGTCCGAAGACATTCCACAGATAAAGCTTCCAGAAATAATGCCCGTCGAAGAGCCCGTCACAGTCACCTTCGACAGGACGACCGATGAAAACATCACACAGAATATTATCGACTTTCAATCACTGGAAAAACCATCACCACCAAAGTCGCCGCAAAACCAGCCGTGGGAGCTGAAGCAGACTGGTTCATTCGAACTCCTCACACCATCACCGCTTGGATTCACTCCTTTCGACTCCAGGTCTATAGATGAATTGATGACCCCAGATGATTTCGGCTCCGACCACTTAGCACCTGGATTAAGTAACATAAATTATGATATCGATTTGTCCGATTTCAGCGGCGATAACAGCTTGGCAGAGGACACACCCAAAGAACCGAAAGACCCATTCAGTCCAGACGGGATTAAGAAGGAACCAATATTTGACCCGTTCCAGCCACAGACGAGCCAAAGTTCATATAAGAATGTTTTGGAGAAGTTCGACGAATTTAGTTTGATTGATTCGAAATCAAATGAAACATCAGAGGCATTTGAAGTTGTGCACAGGACGCAGGATTCTTGCACGCCAGCAGCGGCTGAAGAGCCCGGCGACCCGTTCAGTCCTGTGCAAAAAGAAGCGTCTATTTTGGATGACTCTGGTTCCCCTACTTCCGCGTGCCTCCTTCCATCACCTCTGCAGCCGCAAACAAGGtgaatagttttgtatttttttgtcattttatgtaaattaattgtaattctgTTTCCAATTAACTTACTCTCgttgtaaatgttatttatttataggttaaaTTGTCGAGTAAGAATATCAACTGTCATTAATGTATTACCACTAGAAAgtgatacaataattatataatatatatatatatatctaatacaattattaaaagtctatttttttcttaaactttGTTTTTCGTTCAAAATGTTTATAGTACCTTATGTTCATTATGAATGCAGAGGCCAATAATATTACTCATAAAATTTGTCTGTGTGGAAATGTTATGCAGAAATTTATACTTTACTGGAGTTTTCTTGTTTCCTATTTTATTCGAAGTTTTGAATGATTCACATCAGTACCGTCAAATTCAGTATATCTAGATTGTGTGATAGCTTTACCTTCAGGAAATAATGGATTATGGGTAATATAAGAAAAGTTTTTCTGTGTAACACCTCCCCGTTCAATTTCCTGTATGTAGGAGTGAtatcgtgaaaagggacggaagtgtctAAGAGGAAGGCGGGGacgcgcgcgctatttgatttatAAGTCAATGTTGCTTATGAAGGTGATATGTCAGACTACTGTAAGGCTCgtgttttaattaagtattttggtGCCAATTCTGTTATACAGTTTTTAATTGATTGTCAGAATTAAAGATACAATTTCTATGCTAATTTGTGGAGTTGAAAACACACTAAGCATCTTACTATATCAATTACAttcattttatagattttatccAACAGAATTGACTCCATTAAAATGAGATACATTCATATCTTATCATGTTTCTAAAGATATAAACATTGCTTATTGACTAATAAACAACCAatgcatttgttttttgttgtcattaaatttgaaattaaaacaacagtttgtacattacaaaaatttttattcaaccaGAATCTTTTATAAGGCTTtatctaatgtaaaaaaagtttaaatcatAAAGAAGTATTCTAATGAAATCGAATGCCACTATGTTCAAAGTGACATAACTTTACTTGAGAGTAAATATATCTACAATTAAGTAACATGAATtttgcataaataataaaacaatattaaaataaaaactaataatatgtttaaccgAGAGTCGGCTAAACAAGAACATGGTTATTCTTAAGAAAAGTATGTAAATGTGCACTTTGTTACGAGCATGCATTACAAAAAGAAATCATTCGAAACTTGGTAATGTCAGAGAGAATTCAAGAGTacacattataattttgaattactaTTTGGTTTATTACTCACAAgtcattcaatttatattttcaataaagaaattaatattatcgtaGTTCTATAAACTGCATCAAATTAGATGCACAATCATCACATTTCTGTTagatgttacaaaaatatattgaataattttacttaaatacaattataacattGGTGTGAATCACATCACATCTCAGTTGTCTATCCCGAGTATATCCCTTGTATCAGTGTCCATTAATAAGTGATCTTTGATTCCAGTACTTGATTAACTCaagaaagttttaaatatttttctatgcaTTTTCactcatatatacaaataatataatcttcttACGAATTTGTTCATTGTTTGGAATAACATAAAAGTGTTTTATGATGTTTAAATCCTTTCACTTTCATGGATTTAGTTGAGCAGCAGCCGGATTGGCTAGGATAAAGAAATCAAATTCATTTGCCATATAAATTAGCAAAACTTTTTACCAATATCATTCTGAGGTTTCCCAGATTCTCCGAAGGGTATAATCTTGAATATGCCGATGTTCATTAGTGTTAGATAATTTAGAAAGTTATCACTCAAGGATTACCTTTACACTACTTACTCTAAAGTTGAacacacatttataaaaataaaaatgaaaaaaatttttggctcatttttacattgattataatttatatgattaaacaATTCGATACAAAACACCTCAGCAACTTTTTTTGTGgttttcacaaaaatattaaattcacttgtatattattgctattattattaatataatacattctaTCTATAGTTTTGTTTTAGTTCTGGTATCTTTTCATTggcatgaaaattaattaaattaaacttaacacTCGAATAAAAAGTTGAGTGTTACAACTATTGTTAAAACATGGCAATGTTTAATTATGCAATAGATATTGTGACATTGATCCCGAGGTTTCCGTTATCTGCAAACAATTGTGCAAGGGACGTGTCAAATACGAGGCAGTCTGAGTTCATAATGGCTGATGAAACTCCTTCATGTATAGAGCGAGGCATTGCTTCCCATGTCAGTCTACGTCTGTGGCCATTGAGTTCTAGCCTATATGCAAAATTTTCAGCTTCTTTACGTGAACCTATAAGTTGGACGATGGCAAAAAACTGTTGATGGCCATCAAACTTCTCCTGTTTTTCAAGCACTAACATAAAGTGGTGGTTAAAACAAGACTGCATCATGACCCAATCCACTGCTCCAGGCAGGTTGATGTCAGTCGCCAAGAACACTATATCTTCACCCTGTAATGTTGTTATACTTTTATGAGACATCATAAGATGTGGCATGACTTGATCTAGGCCTCCTTGCCATTTACACGATGCTCCGGGACATGGACAGGAATAGGGTCTAAATTCACAAGCTTCTTCATGATCCGCTTTTTCTGTATGTACCAATGTTACTGTGCAACCTGTGTTGGAATGTTTGCAAGGAAACATTACATTACTAGCAACCTTCTCCATCGCGAGGTTGCGTATGTTGCCGAGAGGGCCGCGGCATGTCGGGCAGCAAGACAGCTTGGGTCGACAACTGGAGCACACGAGGTGCCCGCTCTGGCATTGCAAAATAGGTGGTAA contains the following coding sequences:
- the LOC125064475 gene encoding rab5 GDP/GTP exchange factor isoform X3, which produces MIFASKMPSLRIDQSDLKCKNGCDYFGNPQWQGYCSKCHRELLQRQRRAEKASSATLPKPEQKKPERGIKLASHSSFSKFEEKRLRQSETLKKANLLKFSVFKKSSTDEHDHTPERKPPEFKIPAIINEGMKREFRVRFTNLPPQVDRDARVFVHSFIMDVIKCSNVMTVDELSERVQRHYQHFMKYMDTSPHFANAGSEIKELLIDFVEKHAMTYLHDLPGVVFSPIGTEDERLDRAMSERIQQLSWVGEKHLECKLDRTDSACSQLLYKAISELLAVDGAAGPGGKLSRVRRACRHVLALCGPTASADDLLPALIFTVLKANPPRLVSNINFVTRFCNAQRLMTGEGGYYFTNLCCAVSFIENLTAESLNMDKKEFDCYMAMPASIGGSTWKEIAYKVNDVLANTPLEIKPRREPLRLSSLRNSSIPLIDLETPVDTPAPMKPSEDIPQIKLPEIMPVEEPVTVTFDRTTDENITQNIIDFQSLEKPSPPKSPQNQPWELKQTGSFELLTPSPLGFTPFDSRSIDELMTPDDFGSDHLAPGLSNINYDIDLSDFSGDNSLAEDTPKEPKDPFSPDGIKKEPIFDPFQPQTSQSSYKNVLEKFDEFSLIDSKSNETSEAFEVVHRTQDSCTPAAAEEPGDPFSPVQKEASILDDSGSPTSACLLPSPLQPQTR
- the LOC125064475 gene encoding rab5 GDP/GTP exchange factor isoform X2, with the protein product MPSLRIDQSDLKCKNGCDYFGNPQWQGYCSKCHRELLQRQRRAEKASSATLPKPEQKKPERGIKLASHSSFSKFEEKRLRQSETLKKANLLKFSVFKKSSTDEHDHTPERKPPEFKIPAIINEGMKREFRVRFTNLPPQVDRDARVFVHSFIMDVIKCSNVMTVDELSERVQRHYQHFMKYMDTSPHFANAGSEIKELLIDFVEKHAMTYLHDLPGVVFSPIGTEDERLDRAMSERIQQLSWVGEKHLECKLDRTDSACSQLLYKAISELLAVDGAAGPGGKLSRVRRACRHVLALCGPTASADDLLPALIFTVLKANPPRLVSNINFVTRFCNAQRLMTGEGGYYFTNLCCAVSFIENLTAESLNMDKKEFDCYMAMPASIGGSTWAAALSLCGAAREADEQRAAARALLADVAALRAKADQLAANADSFEKEIAYKVNDVLANTPLEIKPRREPLRLSSLRNSSIPLIDLETPVDTPAPMKPSEDIPQIKLPEIMPVEEPVTVTFDRTTDENITQNIIDFQSLEKPSPPKSPQNQPWELKQTGSFELLTPSPLGFTPFDSRSIDELMTPDDFGSDHLAPGLSNINYDIDLSDFSGDNSLAEDTPKEPKDPFSPDGIKKEPIFDPFQPQTSQSSYKNVLEKFDEFSLIDSKSNETSEAFEVVHRTQDSCTPAAAEEPGDPFSPVQKEASILDDSGSPTSACLLPSPLQPQTR
- the LOC125064475 gene encoding rab5 GDP/GTP exchange factor isoform X1, encoding MIFASKMPSLRIDQSDLKCKNGCDYFGNPQWQGYCSKCHRELLQRQRRAEKASSATLPKPEQKKPERGIKLASHSSFSKFEEKRLRQSETLKKANLLKFSVFKKSSTDEHDHTPERKPPEFKIPAIINEGMKREFRVRFTNLPPQVDRDARVFVHSFIMDVIKCSNVMTVDELSERVQRHYQHFMKYMDTSPHFANAGSEIKELLIDFVEKHAMTYLHDLPGVVFSPIGTEDERLDRAMSERIQQLSWVGEKHLECKLDRTDSACSQLLYKAISELLAVDGAAGPGGKLSRVRRACRHVLALCGPTASADDLLPALIFTVLKANPPRLVSNINFVTRFCNAQRLMTGEGGYYFTNLCCAVSFIENLTAESLNMDKKEFDCYMAMPASIGGSTWAAALSLCGAAREADEQRAAARALLADVAALRAKADQLAANADSFEKEIAYKVNDVLANTPLEIKPRREPLRLSSLRNSSIPLIDLETPVDTPAPMKPSEDIPQIKLPEIMPVEEPVTVTFDRTTDENITQNIIDFQSLEKPSPPKSPQNQPWELKQTGSFELLTPSPLGFTPFDSRSIDELMTPDDFGSDHLAPGLSNINYDIDLSDFSGDNSLAEDTPKEPKDPFSPDGIKKEPIFDPFQPQTSQSSYKNVLEKFDEFSLIDSKSNETSEAFEVVHRTQDSCTPAAAEEPGDPFSPVQKEASILDDSGSPTSACLLPSPLQPQTR
- the LOC125064476 gene encoding E3 ubiquitin-protein ligase SIAH1-like, whose protein sequence is MSTNNKRRGASGSSCAVPGVPALVNVPTAMSADLASLFECPVCFDYVLPPILQCQSGHLVCSSCRPKLSCCPTCRGPLGNIRNLAMEKVASNVMFPCKHSNTGCTVTLVHTEKADHEEACEFRPYSCPCPGASCKWQGGLDQVMPHLMMSHKSITTLQGEDIVFLATDINLPGAVDWVMMQSCFNHHFMLVLEKQEKFDGHQQFFAIVQLIGSRKEAENFAYRLELNGHRRRLTWEAMPRSIHEGVSSAIMNSDCLVFDTSLAQLFADNGNLGINVTISIA